Proteins from a genomic interval of Medicago truncatula cultivar Jemalong A17 chromosome 3, MtrunA17r5.0-ANR, whole genome shotgun sequence:
- the LOC11435175 gene encoding zinc-finger homeodomain protein 2: protein MEFDEHEDLEEEEEEEEEEEEEEEEEEQMGFPVTPVACYDSLGNSGVRSKNGGGIGSADGGAATATGGGVKSGLAGTVRYKECQKNHAVSIGGHAVDGCCEFLAAGEEGTLEAVICAACGCHRNFHRKEIDGEFTTQRSHHPQHHHHQLSPYYHRAALPPPPGFHHHSVTPPISQHRPLALPPAASSRGYSREEDNVSNPSSSGGGGSGTKKRFRTKFTQEQKDKMLAFAEKIGWRIQKEDEGAIEQFCAENFIKRHVLKVWMHNNKHTLGKKP, encoded by the coding sequence ATGGAATTTGATGAACACGAAGACctagaggaggaggaggaggaggaggaggaagaagaagaagaagaagaagaagaagaacaaatgGGGTTCCCTGTTACGCCGGTGGCATGTTACGACTCACTTGGAAACTCGGGAGTTAGGTCCAAAAATGGCGGTGGAATCGGTTCAGCGGACGGAGGAGCAGCGACCGCCACAGGCGGTGGTGTCAAAAGTGGGCTAGCAGGAACGGTCAGATACAAAGAATGTCAAAAGAATCACGCCGTCAGCATAGGCGGTCATGCCGTGGATGGATGTTGCGAGTTTTTAGCTGCCGGAGAGGAAGGAACACTGGAAGCGGTGATTTGTGCTGCTTGTGGCTGTCACCGGAACTTCCACCGCAAAGAAATCGACGGTGAATTCACTACCCAGCGGTCTCATCACCCtcaacaccaccaccatcaaTTATCACCTTACTACCACCGTGCAGCTTTACCTCCTCCGCCTGGTTTTCACCACCACTCCGTAACTCCACCTATATCACAACATCGTCCATTAGCTTTGCCACCTGCTGCATCGAGTAGGGGATACAGTAGAGAAGAAGATAACGTGTCAAATCCAAGCAgcagtggtggtggtggtagtgGAACGAAGAAAAGGTTTAGAACAAAATTCACGCAGGAACAAAAGGATAAGATGCTTGCATTTGCGGAGAAAATTGGGTGGAGAATTCAGAAGGAAGATGAAGGTGCAATTGAACAATTCTGTGCTGAGAATTTTATCAAGAGACATGTGCTTAAGGTTTGGATGCACAATAACAAGCACACTCTTGGTAAGAAACCCTAA
- the LOC11433379 gene encoding protein CutA 1, chloroplastic isoform X2 produces the protein MFSTKMASSTSRIFSSPSTLRRRLPIVGAFCMLTLGLTNFYTPLSKLSSRFSTKSSNFIRMEGNTNNTTVPSIVVYVTVPNKEAGKKLAESIVTEKLAACVNRVPGIESVYQWEGKIQTDSEELLIIKTRQSLLEALTDHVKANHEYDVPEVISLPITGGNLKYLEWLKESTRE, from the exons ATGTTCTCAACTAAAATGGCTTCTTCCACTTCCAGAATCTTCTCCTCGCCCTCTACGCTACGACGTCGTTTACCCATTGTAGGCGCGTTTTGCATGCTCACTTTGGGACTCACCAATTTCTACACACCCTT ATCCAAATTGAGTAGCAGGTTTTCAACAAAGAGTAGCAATTTCATCAGAATGGAAGGGAATACCAATAACACCACTGTTCCAAGTATCGTTGTATATGTAACTGTTCCCAACAAAGAAGCAG GTAAGAAATTGGCTGAAAGCATTGTCACTGAGAAACTTGCAGCTTGTGTCAATAGGGTACCAG GTATAGAATCAGTATACCAGTGGGAGGGAAAG ATCCAAACTGATTCTGAGGAACTTCTTATAATCAAGACTAGGCAATCCCTTTTGGAAGCACTGACAGACCACGTCAAAGCAAATCATGAATATGA TGTGCCAGAGGTGATCTCCTTACCCATCACTGGGGGCAATCTCAAATATTTAGAATGGTTAAAAGAGAGCACAAGGGAGTGA
- the LOC11433379 gene encoding protein CutA 1, chloroplastic isoform X1 has product MFSTKMASSTSRIFSSPSTLRRRLPIVGAFCMLTLGLTNFYTPLYSSALKTESKLSSRFSTKSSNFIRMEGNTNNTTVPSIVVYVTVPNKEAGKKLAESIVTEKLAACVNRVPGIESVYQWEGKIQTDSEELLIIKTRQSLLEALTDHVKANHEYDVPEVISLPITGGNLKYLEWLKESTRE; this is encoded by the exons ATGTTCTCAACTAAAATGGCTTCTTCCACTTCCAGAATCTTCTCCTCGCCCTCTACGCTACGACGTCGTTTACCCATTGTAGGCGCGTTTTGCATGCTCACTTTGGGACTCACCAATTTCTACACACCCTTGTATTCCTCTGCCCTCAAAACAGA ATCCAAATTGAGTAGCAGGTTTTCAACAAAGAGTAGCAATTTCATCAGAATGGAAGGGAATACCAATAACACCACTGTTCCAAGTATCGTTGTATATGTAACTGTTCCCAACAAAGAAGCAG GTAAGAAATTGGCTGAAAGCATTGTCACTGAGAAACTTGCAGCTTGTGTCAATAGGGTACCAG GTATAGAATCAGTATACCAGTGGGAGGGAAAG ATCCAAACTGATTCTGAGGAACTTCTTATAATCAAGACTAGGCAATCCCTTTTGGAAGCACTGACAGACCACGTCAAAGCAAATCATGAATATGA TGTGCCAGAGGTGATCTCCTTACCCATCACTGGGGGCAATCTCAAATATTTAGAATGGTTAAAAGAGAGCACAAGGGAGTGA
- the LOC11420882 gene encoding 14-3-3-like protein B has translation MGGAIPENLNREQYVYLAKLAEQAERYEEMVSFMQKLVVGSTPSSELSVEERNLISVAYKNVIGSLRAAWRIVSSIEQKEEGRKNEDHVVLVKDYRSKVESELTNVCGSILELLDSNLIPSASSSESKVFYYKMKGDYHRYLAEFKIGDEKKSAAEDTMLSYKAAQDIAAADLPSTHPIRLGLALNFSVFYYEILNQSDKACDMAKQAFEEAIAELDTLGEESYKDSTLIMQLLRDNLTLWTSDVQDQLDEP, from the exons aTGGGTGGTGCGATTCCAGAAAACCTAAACAGAGAACAGTATGTGTACCTAGCAAAACTCGCAGAACAAGCTGAACGCTACGAGGAGATGGTCTCCTTCATGCAGAAGCTTGTAGTGGGGTCCACACCATCATCAGAGCTTAGCGTCGAAGAGAGGAACCTCATATCCGTCGCTTACAAGAACGTGATCGGATCGCTACGTGCTGCGTGGAGAATCGTTTCTTCGATTGAACAGAAGGAAGAAGGTAGAAAGAATGAAGATCATGTTGTGCTTGTGAAGGATTACAGATCCAAAGTTGAATCAGAGTTGACGAATGTTTGTGGTAGTATTCTGGAGTTGTTGGATTCGAATCTTATACCTTCAGCTTCTTCGAGTgaaagtaaggttttttattATAAGATGAAAGGTGATTATCATAGGTATTTGGCTGAGTTTAAGATTGGTGATGAGAAAAAATCTGCTGCTGAGGATACTATGTTGTCTTACAAAGCTGCAcag GATATTGCTGCTGCGGATCTTCCATCAACTCATCCTATAAGATTGGGTTTGGCTCTCAATTTCTCTGTTTTCTATTACGAAATTCTCAATCAATCTGACAAAGCTTGTGACATGGCCAAACAG GCTTTTGAGGAAGCAATTGCTGAACTGGACACATTGGGAGAAGAATCCTACAAAGACAGCACACTTATAATGCAACTTTTGAGAGACAACCTCACCCTTTGGACTTCTGATGTCCAG GACCAGCTAGATGAGCCTTGA
- the LOC11420881 gene encoding pentatricopeptide repeat-containing protein At5g18475 → MKFSAIHCCRHMQPYRVPSASSLPWISPLNFTKPLEPKLDPPPEIVVAETRKKSKYITHDVAINLIKREKDPQHALKIFNMVSEQKGFNHNNATYATILQKLAQFKKFQAVDRVLHQMTYEACKFHEGVFINLMKHYSKCGFHEKVFDAFLSIQTIVREKPSPKAISSCLNLLVDSNQVDLVRKLLLYAKRSLVYKPNVCIFNILVKYHCRRGDIDSAFEVVKEMRNSKYSYPNVITYSTLMDGLCRNGRLKEAFELFEEMVSKDQIVPDPLTYNVLINGFCREGKADRARNVIEFMKNNGCCPNVFNYSALVDGLCKAGKLQDAKGVLAEMKSSGLKPDAITYTSLINFFSRNGQIDEAIELLTEMKENDCQADTVTFNVILGGLCREGRFDEALDMIEKLPQQGVYLNKGSYRIVLNSLTQNCELRKANKLLGLMLSRGFVPHYATSNELLVRLCKEGMANDAATALFDLVDMGFQPQHDSWELLIDLICRDRKLLYVFELLDELVTSNS, encoded by the coding sequence ATGAAATTCTCAGCAATTCACTGCTGCAGGCACATGCAACCTTACCGTGTGCCTTCAGCTTCTTCATTGCCATGGATATCACCTCTTAACTTTACAAAACCTTTAGAACCTAAACTAGATCCACCTCCTGAAATCGTTGTTGCGGAAACGAGGAAGAAGAGTAAATATATTACTCATGATGTTGCTATTAATTTGATCAAACGAGAGAAAGATCCGCAACACGCGTTGAAAATATTTAACATGGTATCTGAACAAAAGGGTTTTAATCACAACAATGCTACTTATGCGACGATTTTACAAAAGCTTGCTCAGTTTAAGAAGTTTCAAGCCGTTGATCGAGTTTTGCATCAGATGACGTATGAAGCTTGTAAGTTTCATGAGGGTGTATTTATTAATCTCATGAAGCATTACTCGAAATGTGGTTTTCATGAGAAAGTGTTTGATGCGTTTTTATCTATTCAGACAATTGTTCGTGAAAAGCCATCTCCTAAAGCTATCAGCTCTTGTCTCAATCTATTGGTTGATTCGAATCAGGTTGATTTGGTGCGGAAATTGCTGTTGTATGCCAAGAGGAGTCTAGTTTATAAGCCAAATGTATGCATTTTCAATATCTTGGTGAAGTACCATTGCAGAAGGGGGGATATTGATTCTGCTTTTGAAGTTGTCAAAGAAATGAGGAACTCTAAGTATTCATATCCTAATGTAATTACCTACTCAACATTGATGGATGGACTTTGTCGAAATGGAAGACTCAAAGAAGCTTTTGAACTTTTTGAGGAAATGGTCTCGAAGGATCAGATTGTGCCTGATCCGCTTACTTACAATGTTTTGATTAATGGATTTTGCCGTGAAGGGAAAGCTGATCGCGCTAGAAATGTTAttgaatttatgaaaaataatggTTGCTGTCCTAACGTATTCAATTACTCAGCCCTGGTGGATGGATTATGTAAAGCGGGGAAACTGCAAGATGCGAAAGGGGTTTTGGCTGAGATGAAGAGTTCTGGTTTGAAACCTGATGCAATTACCTACACTTCTTTGATCAATTTCTTCTCTAGGAATGGACAAATTGACGAGGCTATAGAGTTGCTTACAGAAATGAAGGAAAATGATTGTCAGGCTGATACTGTTACATTCAATGTGATACTTGGAGGCTTGTGCAGAGAAGGTAGATTTGATGAGGCTTTGGATATGATTGAGAAACTCCCACAACAAGGTGTGTATTTGAACAAAGGTAGTTACAGGATTGTACTAAATTCCTTAACTCAAAACTGTGAGCTGAGGAAGGCAAATAAGTTATTAGGGCTGATGCTAAGTAGAGGGTTTGTACCCCATTATGCTACCTCCAATGAATTATTGGTTCGTCTTTGTAAAGAAGGGATGGCCAACGATGCTGCTACGGCTCTATTTGACTTGGTGGATATGGGGTTCCAGCCACAACATGATTCTTGGGAACTTTTAATTGACTTAATCTGCAGAGACAGAAAATTATTGTATGTTTTTGAGTTACTTGATGAATTAGTGACATCAAATTCGTGA